The window CCGCAGCGGTGCCCGGCCCGGAGCGGGTGTTCAAGGACCAGATCCTGGACGCTGCCTACGCCGAAGCCTCCATCGGCCCCGAAGCCGCGGCCCCGGCTGCTCGCCGGCCATCTCGGCGTCCCTCGCAGTGCCCATATGTCGATCAGACACACAGCAGAAGAACCGCCACCAAATTTTTGCGGTGTCGTCGATTGACTCGGGTGTTCGCGCCGGGCCCGCTTAGTCGAACAATGGAAAAGTCGGACACATGTCATCGTTGAGTGCCAAAGATCGCATGGCCGAGCCGAAGACCGTTCAGGGCTACATCGACGAACGGCCCACCTGGTCGGACGGCACAGCCATCACATCCACGCCGATGACCGGCATGCAATGGCGCATCTTCGGCCTTGCCTCCGCAGGCAAGCTCTTCGAGGGCATGGTCGTATTCATGACCGGTGTTGCGCTGCCGTTGATTTCGGTCGAGTTCGGGCTGGCAACCGCCGACAAGGGCTTGGTGACCGCCGCATCGCTGGCTGGCATCCTGGTCGGAGCCAGCGCACTCGGAGGGTTGGCCGACCACTTCGGCCGCAAGCGGATGTTCATTGCCGAGATGGTCATCTTCACGTGCTTTCTGATCGCACTGACCCTCGCGCCGAACTTCACAACCCTGGTGATCTGCCTCTTTGGCGCCGGGGTCGCGTTGGGTTGCGACTATCCCACGGCCCACATGGTGATTTCCGAAAGCATACCCACTTCGGTGCGGGGACGGTTGGTGGTGAGCGCCTTCGCCTTCCAGGCCGTCGGAGCGTTGACCGGAACCGTCATTGGCTTCGCCGTCCTCTATGAGAGCCCCGATGTCACCGCGTGGCGGTGGATGTACGCCGTGGCCATCGTGCCGGCAATCCTCGTCACCATCGGGCGCCTATACATCACCGAGAGTCCGCACTGGCTACTCCACGAGGGCCGAACGGACGAGGCCGAACAAGCCACCCTCCGGCTACTCAAACGGTCGCCGGCATATCCCACGAACGTGTCGCTTCGCCACATGATCGACGAGGCAACTACCTCTGCGAGCAGTTATGCGGCACTGTTCAATAAGAAGAACCGCAGGGCGACCATTCTTGCATCGGTGCCCTGGTTTCTCTCAGATCTGGGAACGTACGGAATCGGCATCTTCACCCCGACGATTCTGGCCGCGATCATCGGCAAGAAATCCGACGGCACCGCATTGGCTTCCACGATTCACAACGACTTGCTCGGCATCAAAGGTTCGGCATTGATGGACGTACTTTTCGTGATCGGCATCCTGGTCGCCATCGTGCTGGTGGACCGGGTCGGACGCATCAAATTGCAGACGATCGGGTTCATCGGCTGCGCGGTCGGCCTTCTTCTGGCGGCATTATCGATCAGGCCGGACGGGCAGCACACGATGATTCTGTTGTTCGCCGGATTCATGTTGTTCTATTTCATGACCAACCTGGGCCCCAACTCCATGACCTACCTCATCGCAGGCGAGGTCTTCCCCACCGAAGTCCGCGGCCGGGGAGCCGGATTCGCCGCGTCGTTCGCCAAAGTCGGAGCGGTGATGACCGCGTTCCTGTTTCCCATCCTGCTCAAGGAAATCGGGACATCAACCCTGCTTTACCTATTGGTTGTGGCGTTCATTCTGGGCGCCATCGTGACGGTGACCTTCCGCATCGAGACAACCAGGGTAAGTCTGGAGAACCTCGGAGCCGCACCCGACAACGATGTTGAGCCTCAGGCCACACCCAGGTAAGCAGCACGAATACTGTCGTCGGCCAACAACTCCCGGGCCGGGCCGGTGCGGGTCACCGACCCGGTCTCCAGGATGTAGGCGCGGTCGGAGCGGCTCAGCGCCTGCTGGGCATTCTGCTCGACCAGCAGCACCGTGGTGCCGGTGGCGTTGATCTCGGAGATGATCTTGAAGATCTGTGAGATCACCATCGGCGCAAGGCCCATCGACGGCTCGTCGAGCAACAGCACACGGGGACGGGCCATCAACGCGCGCCCGATAGCCAACATCTGCTGCTCACCGCCGGACAGCGTGCCGCCGACCTGAGCGCGGCGTTCGGCCAGCCGAGGGAAGGTCTCCAGCACCCAGTCCAACCGCTCGCGGTGTTCGGCCTTGCTGTCGAACGTGCGCCCGTAACAACCCATTTCGAGGTTCTCCAGCACCGACATGCCGGGGAACACTCCCCGGCCCTCGGGTGCCTGGACCAGGCCGTCGATGGCCCGCCGGTGGGCTTTGACCTTCGAGATGTCGCGGCCGTCGAACCACACCGAACCCGACGACAGCGGCCACAGCCCCGAGATGGCCCGCATCATCGTCGTCTTGCCGGCGCCGTTGGAACCCAGCAGCGTGACGAGCTCGCCCTGCCGTACCTCGAGCGAAATCCCGTGCAGCGCTTGGATTCTGCCGTAATGCACGACGATGTCGCGGACTTCGAGCAGGGGTGTGCTGGCTTCAGAGCTGGTCATCGGGCACTCCCAGATAGGCCGCGATGACCGCCGGGTCCTCGCGGATCTCGGCGGGCAGGCCGTCGGCGATCTTGCGGCCGAACTCCAGCACGACGATGCGGTCGGTGACGCCCATGACCAACCTCATGTCGTGCTCGATGAGCAACACGGTGTAGCCGTCGTCGCGGATGGCACGGATCAGGTCGATCAGGGCGGCTTTCTCACTGGGGTTGAAGCCCGCCGCCGGCTCGTCGAGGCACAGCAGTTTCGGCTCGGTGGCCAGCGCGCGGGCGATCTCCAGCCGACGCTGGTCGCCGTAGGGCAGGTTCTTGGCCTTCTCCTCGGCGCGGTGGGCGATGCCGACGAACTGCAGCAGGGCGACGGCCTTCTCGATCGCCGAACGCTCCTCGCGACGGTGGCGCGGACTGCGAATCAGGGCCCCCGGTACCGAGGTGTGGTGGCGGGCGTCGGTGCCGACGATGACGTTCTCCAGGGCGGTCATCTCGCCCCACAGCCGGATGTTCTGGAAGGTCCGGGCAATACCGCGGCGGGTGATCTGGTGGCGCTTGATGCGGCCCAGCGGCGCGCCGTCGAACGTGACCGAGCCCGAACTGGGCCGGTACACACCGGTGATGGCGTTGAAGCAGGTGGTCTTGCCGGCACCGTTGGGCCCGATCAGGCCGAGGATCTCACCGCGTTTGATCGAGAAGCTCACCGAGTCCAGCGCGGTCAGACCACCGAACTTCACGGTCAGATCCTTGGTCTCGAGCAGTGTCTCGCCCTCGGCGGCATGCACCTCCCGTTGCTGGGCTGCCAGGGTTTCGTCGACGACGGGTTCGGTCATGCCGCCGCCTTGGTATCGTCGGCGGCCCCCAACAGTTTCCGCGCCGACTTGCCGTAAGCCAGCAGCTGCTGGCGCACCGGGAAGAGGCCCTGCGGTCGGAAGATCATCAACACCACCAGCGCCAGCCCGAAGAACAGGTACTTCAGGTCGCCGAGGTTGATGCCCAGGAAATGCACGCCAAGCAGACGGTTGGGCAAGTAGACGATGACGAAGGCTCCGAAGAGCACGCCCAGCTTGTTTCCCTGGCCGCCGAGCACCACCGCGCACAGGAACAGCATCGAGTTGATGATGTTGAACGTCGGCGGCGCCACGTACTGCACCTGCCCGGCGTACAGCGCGCCGGACAGGCCGCCGATCGCCGCGCCGATCACGAAAGCCCACAGTTTGAACCGGAAGGTATTGACGCCCATGACTTCCGCGGCGTCCTCGTCTTCGCGGATGGCCACCCAGGCCCGTCCGGCCCGACTGCGTTCGAGGTTGCCGACCAGCAGCAGGATGCCCACCATCAGGATCAGGCCCAGCCAGAACCACCAGGTGCCGTAATTGGCGTGTCCGGACGAATTGCCGCTGGAGAACACGCCTTCGGGCAGCTTGTCGCTCTGGCCGATCCGCGGATAGGCCACCTCGTTGAGCCCGCGCGAACCGTTGGTCACATCAGAGAGGTTGTCGGCGAGCAGCCGGATTATCTCGCCGAAGCCGAGGGTGACGATCGCCAGGTAGTCACCGCGCAGCCGCAGGGTCGGTATGCCCAGGATCAGCCCAGCCAGTGCGGTGGCCGCCATGGCGATCGGGACACACGACAGCCAGGCCCACTTCTCGCTGAACATGCCGGTGGCACTCGACTTGTTCCACGGGCTGTCCGGGCTGGTGAGCAGGGCGACGGTGTAGGCGCCCACGGCGTAGAAACCGACGTATCCGAGGTCGAGCAGCCCGGCCTGGCCGACGACGACGTTGAGGCCAATCGCGATGATCGCCACCATCGCGAACTGGGCCATCGTGCCGCCGAAGCTGATGCCGGTGGTGTTGAAGTACGGCGGCGGGAACAGCGGGGTGAGGGCCAGTAGTCCGAACCCGATGACACCGAAGCCCCACTTCTGCACCCTGCTGAGACCCGACCACCACTCGCGCAACCCGTCACCGGGGGCCAGCAGGCATCTGCTCCAGCGGCCCGGAGTGTGATCGTCGGCTTCTCTGTGCGTCATTCGCGATCCGCCTGCGCTACTCGCTGGTGCCTCATGCCCTCGCCTTTCCGAGGCTTTCGCCGAGTATGCCGGTGGGCCGGATCATCAGCACCAGAACCAGCAGGATGAATGCGACGACGTCGCGCCACTGGGTGCCGAACACGGCCTGACCGTAGTTCTCCATGATGCCCAGGATCAGACCGCCGAGCAGCGCGCCGCGCAAGTTTCCGATGCCGCCGAGCACCGCCGCCGTGAAGGCCTTGATGCCCAGCAGGAAGCCGCCCGAGTAGATGATGCCCTGCGGCACCTTGAGGGTGTAGAGCAGCGCGGCGGCGCCGGCCAGCATGCCGCCGATGAGGAACGTGGTCATGATGATGCGTTCCCGCGAGACGCCCATCAGCGTGGCGGTGGTCGGATCCTGGGCGACCGCGCGGATGCCGCGGCCGAACTTCGTCCGGTTGATCGCGATGTCGGTCAGGATCGCCAGCACCAGTGCGGCGGCGACGATCACCAGCGTGACATTGGTGACCGAGGCACCGAAGACGTGGAACTGCGCCTTGGGCTGCACCAGGGTGATCGGCTGCTGGGCGTTACTGCCGCCGTAACCCTTGAGGAGCTTGGGCAGCACGAAGTGGACGAACTCCTGCAGGACGAATGACATGCCGATAGCCGTGATGAGGAACGTCAGCGGACGCGCGTTGCGGCGTCGCAGTGGCCGGTAGGCCACCGCCTCCAAACCTATTGCGGCCGAACCGGATACCAGCATCGCGAACAACATCGCGATGCCGAGGTACAAGATGGTCAGCAGCACGCCCTTGCTGTAGGCGTTGCCGCTGGGGGTGAATCCCAGAATGATGTCCAGGCAGAAATACGCGCCGAACATGCCGAGCATGAAGATCTCGGAGTGCGCGAAGTTGATCAGCCGCAGCACACCGAACACCAGTGTGTAACCGACCGCCACCAGGGCGTAGATCGCACCCCAGGACAACCCGTCGATGGTCAACTGCCAGAAGCCTTCTCGCAGGTTATCGACGTTGAAACCGATGTCACCGGCGAGGCAGGCGTACTGACCGAGGCACTCACGGATCATCCTGGGGCGGACTCCTTGCGGTCTGTCGTCAACGAGAACGCGTCCGAGACTTCGGGTCTCGGACGCGCCTCGTGAATCGCCTACTGAACCTTGTAGATCCAGATCAGGGTCGTGGTCAGTTCGCCCTTGTCGGTCCACTGGTACTTACGGGCCACACCTTGTCCGTCGTAGTTCTTGACCCACTCGAGCAGGTCCGGACGGGTGATCTTGCCGGCGTCGATGCCCTTGAGCAGCACCGTGCCCAGGTCGTATCCCTCGGTGCTGTACGTGCCGGGGGGCTGACCGAACTTCTTGGTGTACTCGTCGGCGAAGGCACCGGTGGCCGGGCCGCACGGGCAGGAAAGGATGGCGTCCTTGGAGGACTCACCGGCCTGCTTGACGAACTCCGGATCCTTGGTGCCGTCGGCGCTGACGAACTTGCCGGTGAAGCCGCCGTCGCGCAGCTGCTGCACGAACGGTGCCGCCTCGGCGTAGTAGCCGCTGTAGAACACCGAGTCCGGCGACCGGCCCTTGACCTGGGTCACCGCGGCCGAGAAGTCCTTGTCGCCCTTCTTCACCGAGATGTCGCAGGCCGAGTCGGCCACCGGGCCCAGGGTTGCACGGACAGCCTGCGCCAGGCCGGTGCCGTAGTCGGTGCTGTCGTCGACGACGCACACCTTGTTCTGCCCGAGGGTGTTCTTCAGGTAGTTGGCGACCGAGGGGCCCTGCACCCCGTCGTTGGCCAGGCCGCGGAAGAACGTCTTCCAGCCCTGCTCGGACAGCGTGACGTTGGTGGCCGAGGCGGTGGTCGACACCAGGCCGGCCTGGTCGAACACCGAGCCGGTGGCCTTGGTCTCACCGGAGAACCCCGGGCCGACGAGGCCGATGGTGAACGCGTCGTCGACGATCTGCGGCGCGATGGCCGTGGCCTTCTGCGGATCGCCTTCGGTGTCGAACGGCTTGAGCTGGACCTGGCAGCCGGGGTTGGCGGCGTTGTGCTTGTCGATGGCGAGCTGCACGCCGTTCTTGATGTTGATGCCCAGGGCGGCGTCGGGGCCGTTGAGCGCGCCGGCCATGGCGATCGACACCGGCGGGCAGCTGGCCTTGCCGTCGCCGGCAGGGTCGGCCGCAACGGCGCCGGCCTCGGGCTTCACCTCGGCGCCGTTCTGATCGATCTGGACCTGCTCGACGATCTTGAGGTCACTTTGCGGGGCCTTCTCCCCGCTCGGTGGGGACTGGTTGCAGCCGGCAATGCCCAACACCGCCAACAGCGCCGAACTAGCGGCGATTGCACTCCGCGTCGCGCGACCGCGCACGTTTCACCTCCGGATCAGTGGGTCATCTGGCGTCGACATCGCAGACCGCACCCGGGCCCGACGGGTCGACACTTCCGCTAGAACATAGCCAACCCTGCGCCGCAGCGCGTGATCTTGGACGACGCCCGGCCGTGAGCGTAGGTGCCGACGCGACAAACGGCACGGTCAGAACGGTGGGCGACCGACGGCAGGTCGCAGCGGAAACGCAGAGTTAACGCGGCGGGTCGGCGTCCAGCGTTTCCAGGACCACCTCGGCGACCCGCCTCATGGTGGTGCGCCGGTCCATCGCCGCGCGCTGGATCCACTTGAAGGCCTCGGGCTCGGTCATCCCCTGCTTGGTCTGCAGCAGCCCCTTGGCGCGCTCGACGAGCTTGCGGGTCTCCAGCCGGTCGGAGAGGTTGGCCACCTCACGCTCGAGTTCGGTCACCTCGGCGAAACGGCTGACGGCGATCTCGATGGCCGGGATCAGGTCGCTGATCGAGAAGGGCTTGACCAGATAGGCCATCGCCCCGGCGTCGCGCGCCTTCTCGACGAGGTCGCGCTGGCTGAAAGCGGTGAGGACCACGATCGGTGCGATGCGCTTCGCGGCGATCTCGGAGGCGGCGTCGATACCGTCCCGCCGGGGCATCTTGACGTCCATGATCACCAGATCTGGGCGCAGCTGCTCGGCCAGCTCGACGGCTTCCTGCCCGTCGCCGGCCTCGCCCACGATGTCGTAGCCCTCTTCGCGCAGCATCTCGGCCAGGTCTAGCCGGATCAGCGCTTCGTCCTCGGCGATCAGAACCCGGTGGGAAGCGCGGCCTTCAGCGTCGGTAGACCCGGTCATGAGGCCATTGTCGCTTGGCGGGCGCCAAACAGCGACCTCGGGGCACTCGGCGGCACCGCGCGACGGGCTCACCGCACGCATCGTCTAAGGTGGAAAACCGCCGCCACGCGGCCTGCCCTCGTATCCCAACTGGCAGAGGAAACGGATTCAAAACCCGTACAGTGTGAGTTCGAATCTCACCGAGGGCACGAGATCTACAGACACGTTGTTGCGGCCAGCAGGTGGTTTCTATGTGCTTCGTCTGATACCGCCGAGGTGCGCGGGCCGGTCACAGAGTTTCGAAAACCGTTGTGCCCGAGAGCGTTTCAATCGGATGGACCTTTACATGACTTTCGACAGGAATGCCTTGGTGCGGTTATGCTGCGGGTTGCTCAGCACTTCGCGCGGGGCTCCGCTCTCCACGATCACTCCGCCGTCCATGAACACCAGCTGATCGGCGACCTCACGGGCGAAACCCATCTCATGGGTGACGACGACCATCGTCATGCCTTCGCTGGCAAGCTTTTTCATCACGGCCAGGACCTCGCCGACCAGCTCGGGGTCCAAGGCCGAAGTGGGCTCGTCGAACAGCATGAGCTTGGGGTCCATGGCCAGTGCACGGGCGATGGCGACTCGCTGCTGCTGCCCGCCGGACAGCTGAGCCGGGTAGGCGTCGGCCTTGTCCGACAATCCCACCTGGTTGAGCAGGTCGCGAGCCCGCTCGATGGCCGCAGATTTCTTGACCTTCTTGACGTGGATCGGCGCCTCGACGATGTTGTCCAGCGCAGTGCGATGGGGAAACAGGTTGAAGTGTTGAAAAACCATGCCGATGTCGCGGCGTTGTTTGGCCGCGTCGCGGGGTGACATCTCGTAGAGCTTGCCCTGGCCCTCCCGGTAGCCCACCAGTTCGCCGTCGACGTAGAGCCGGCCGGCGGTGACGGTCTCCAGGTGGTTGATGCACCGCAGGAACGTCGACTTGCCGGAACCCGACGGCCCGACGAGCACCAGTACCTGGCCGCGGTCCACGGTCAGGGTCACGCCCTTCAAGACCGACAGCGCCCCGAAGTCCTTGCAGACCGTCTCGGCCCGCACCATGGGTTCGGTGCTCATACGTGTCCCGCCTCCGTGCCGGTCTGCGCCTTGGCCAGCGCCTCCAGCTGCTTCGACGTCAAGCGCCGGGAGATACCACGCGAGAAGTACTTCTCCAGGTAGTACTGCCCGACCATCAGGATGCTCGTGACGAGCAGGTACCACGTCGCGGCCACCAACAGCAGCGGGACGGGTTCGAAGATGCGGGCGGCGATCTCCCGCGAGGCGATGCTGTAGAGGTCATACGAGTACGGCACCGCGGTCACCAGCGAGGTGGTCTTCAGCATGCTGATGACCTCGTTGCCGGTCGGCGGGATGATCACCCGCATCGCCTGGGGAAGCACGGTGCGCCGCATCGTCATTCCCCACGACATGCCCAGCGCGGTGGAAGCCTCCGTCTGCCCTTCGGGCACGGAAGTGATTCCGGCCCGGATGATCTCGGCCATGTAGGCGGCCTCGTTGAGACCGAGGCCGATGACCGCCAGCGCGAAGGGAATCGACAGGCTCTGCAGATTGAGATGGAACAACGACGGACCGAACGGCACACCCAACTGGATGTTCTGGTAGATCGTCGGGATCAGGCCCCAGAACACCAGCTGCACGTACACCGGTGTGCCGCGGAAGATCCAGAGGAACACCCACGACACCGTCCGGAACACCGGGTTCGGTGACAGTCGCATCACCGACATGACGACACCGAGGACGATGCCGAGCACCATCGAGTAGACCGTCAGCTGCAGCGTGTTGAACACACCCAGCAGAATGCGTTCGTTGAACAAGTACTCGGCATAGGTCGACCAGCCGTATGCCGAGTTGGTGGCCGCGCCGTAGATGAACAACCCGACCAGAATGATGATGACGGTCGCCCCCACCCACCGCCACGGGTGTCGCAGTGGCACCGCATTGATGGCGGATGGGGCCGACACGTCGACGTGTGCCATATCGGTCAGCTGGTCGCCCCGTTGATCACCGGCTTGGTGATCATGCCCTGCTCGACGCCCCAGTTGCTGGCGATGGTCTTGTAGTCACCCGTTTCGATCAGGTGCTCCAGCGCTTTCTGCAACGGCTGGGCCAGCGGCGAGCCCTTCGCGACGGGCCAGCCGTAGGGCGCGGCCTCGAAGATCTCGCCGGCGGCCTCGAGCTTGCCCTTGCTCTGCTTGATGGCGTAGGCCGTCACCGGCGAGTCCGCCGACATGGCGTCGGCCTGGCCCAGGACCACCGCGTTGGTGGCCGCGTCCTGGCCGTCGAACTTCAGGATCTCGATCGGCGGCTTGCCGGCGTCGGTGCACGCCTGGCTCTTCTTGGGCAGCTCTTCGGTCTCCTCGGTGGTGGTCGCCTGCACGGCCACCTTCTTGCCGCACGCGTTGTTCGGATCGATGGGCGAACCGGGACGCTGCGCCCACAGGATGCCCGCGTTGAAGTAATCGACGAAGTCAACCGATGCCTGGCGTTCCTTGGTGTCGGTGAACGACGACATGCCGACGTTGTAGGTGCCCTGCTGGACCGCGGGGATGATCTTGGCGAAGTCGGACTCGCGATAGTCGGCGGTCAGGCCGAGGGTGGCCGCTATGGCGTTCATCAGGTCGACGTCGAAGCCGACGATCTTGCCGCTGGAATCCTTGAACTCGTTGGGGGCGTAGGGAATGTTCACCCCGACGACGAGCTTGCCGGACTTCTTGATGTCATCGGGCACGCTGGCGGCGATCTCGTCGACCTTGGCGGGCTTTACCGCGCTGGTGGACTCGGACGGGCCGGCGCTGTTTTCGGACTTGCTGCTGCAGCCCGAGAGCAGCAGGGAGCCCGCCACGGCGATCACCCCGGCGGCACGCCACCAGCGGCCGATCCCCCGACGGTCTTGACATCCACTGAGCACGGTTGCCTCAACTTTCTGCATCGGGCCGCAGGGCACCCTCACGCCGAGGACGAAAACGGCCTTGGACCCAGCTCGCACTGCCGGTAACGGAACAGTAGTGGAGACGTAGCGCCGCGGCAGGAGAACGAATCGCCTCGTCGGGACCTAAGACCCCATTAACTTCCTGAAGTGCGAAAATACCGCTACCGGCTACCTCGTTATGTCACACTTCGGCCATGACAACTACCTCCGCCCCACCCCTGCTTCCGCACCTGTGGAAGTCGGTCCTGCTGTCCGGAATACTGTCGCTGGTCCTGGGCATCCTGGTACTGGTCTGGCCGGGCATCTCCATCCTGGTCGCCGCGATCTTCTTTGGCGCCTTCCTGCTGGTCAGCGGCATCAGCCAGGTGTTCCACGCGTTCACGCTGCATGTGTCGGCCGGCAGCCGGGCGCTGCTGTTCATCAGCGGCGCGGCCGCCCTGATACTGGCGGTGCTGTGCTTCCGCAGCATCCAGAACTCGATCCTGTTGCTGGCCATCTGGATCGGTGTCGGCTTCATCTTCCGCGGTGTCGCCACGGCCGCCTCGGCGATCAGCGACCCCGACACCCCGGGACGCGGCTGGGAGATCTTCGTCGGCATCATCAGCCTGGTGGCGGGCATCGTCGTGCTCGCGTCGCCGTTCCCGTCGCTGGCCACCCTGACTCTCGTCGTCGGCATCTGGCTGGTGGTCATCGGCGTCTTCGAGATCGTGGCTTCCTTCGGAATCCGCAAGGCCTCCAAAAACATCCGAGAGACGGTCGCCGCTGCCACGTCCTGACGCCGCTGTGACGCACCTCAGCTGGGACTAAGCCCACAGTCGCGAAGCGCGGATCGCTACTACAGTGTGTCGTAGATAGGCGATCCGCGCCTTCTGCGTGTCGTTTGTGGAGACTTCGACCATGGGTGCTCTTGACGTTTCACGGTGGCAGTTCGGCATCACGACCGTCTACCACTTCATCTTCGTCCCGCTGACGATCGGGCTGGCTCCCCTGATCGCGGCGATGCAAACCGTGTGGGTGGTCACCGACAACACTGCCTGGTACCGGATGACGAAGTTCTTCGGGAAGGTCTTCCTGATCAACTTCGCCATCGGCGTGGCAACCGGCATCGTGCAGGAGTTCCAGTTCGGGATGAACTGGAGCGAGTATTCCCGCTTCGTCGGCGACATCTTCGGCGCGCCGCTCGCGCTGGAGGCCCTGGTCGCCTTCTTCCTCGAATCCACGTTCATCGGATTGTGGATCTTCGGGTGGAACCGGCTCCCCAGGTGGCTGCACCTGACCTCGATCTGGCTGGTCGCCTTCGCCGTCAACCTCTCGGCGTTCTTCATCATCAGCGCCAACTCCTTCATGCAGCACCCGGTCGGCGCGAGGTACAACCCGCTCACCCGGCGCGCCGAGTTGGAGAGCATCACCGAGCTGTTCACCAACAACACCGCTGTTGCCGCCTTCTGGCACGCCGTCGCCGCCTCGTTCCTCACCGCGGCAACGTTCGTCGCTGCGGTGTGCGCCTGGTGGATGGTGCGGGCCAAGGGCTCTCCCGATGCCGCCGCGCTGTATCGGCCCGGGGCGATCCTGGGAGCATGGGTGGCCATCGTCGCCAGTTTCGGGCTGTTCTTCACCGGTGATGTACAGGGCAAGCTGATGTTCCACCAGCAACCGATGAAGATGGCCGCCGCCGAATCGCTGTGCCACACCGAACTGGATCCGAGGTTCTCCGTGCTGACGGTGGGAACGCACAACAACTGTGACAGCATC is drawn from Candidatus Mycolicibacterium alkanivorans and contains these coding sequences:
- a CDS encoding ABC transporter substrate-binding protein, with amino-acid sequence MQKVEATVLSGCQDRRGIGRWWRAAGVIAVAGSLLLSGCSSKSENSAGPSESTSAVKPAKVDEIAASVPDDIKKSGKLVVGVNIPYAPNEFKDSSGKIVGFDVDLMNAIAATLGLTADYRESDFAKIIPAVQQGTYNVGMSSFTDTKERQASVDFVDYFNAGILWAQRPGSPIDPNNACGKKVAVQATTTEETEELPKKSQACTDAGKPPIEILKFDGQDAATNAVVLGQADAMSADSPVTAYAIKQSKGKLEAAGEIFEAAPYGWPVAKGSPLAQPLQKALEHLIETGDYKTIASNWGVEQGMITKPVINGATS
- a CDS encoding HdeD family acid-resistance protein, producing the protein MTTTSAPPLLPHLWKSVLLSGILSLVLGILVLVWPGISILVAAIFFGAFLLVSGISQVFHAFTLHVSAGSRALLFISGAAALILAVLCFRSIQNSILLLAIWIGVGFIFRGVATAASAISDPDTPGRGWEIFVGIISLVAGIVVLASPFPSLATLTLVVGIWLVVIGVFEIVASFGIRKASKNIRETVAAATS
- a CDS encoding cytochrome ubiquinol oxidase subunit I — protein: MGALDVSRWQFGITTVYHFIFVPLTIGLAPLIAAMQTVWVVTDNTAWYRMTKFFGKVFLINFAIGVATGIVQEFQFGMNWSEYSRFVGDIFGAPLALEALVAFFLESTFIGLWIFGWNRLPRWLHLTSIWLVAFAVNLSAFFIISANSFMQHPVGARYNPLTRRAELESITELFTNNTAVAAFWHAVAASFLTAATFVAAVCAWWMVRAKGSPDAAALYRPGAILGAWVAIVASFGLFFTGDVQGKLMFHQQPMKMAAAESLCHTELDPRFSVLTVGTHNNCDSITRVVEVPYVLPFLAEGKFSGVTLQGAKDLQQQYQQTFGPEWYVPNLFVTYWSFRAMIGLMAIPFLFALSVLWLTRRGRVPDKRWFSRFALWTIPTPFLASISGWVFTEMGRQPWVVAPNPDGDQLVRLTVRQGVSLHGPGLVWVSLISFTLIYAVLAVIWFYLIRRYVVAGPLEHDSEPAPPAPLHEDEVAPLSFAY